The DNA window CCAAAGTTCTAATAACGTTACACGAGTTAAATTAGTATTCGAATCGATTGATGAGTATTCAAGTGTTGAGTACATGGGATTTTGTTCTGACAGCtgggaaagaaaatcaagaaagagACTGTAGTTCCTGAGCCCGATTACCGAATTCCTATTGTTCTTCTTGGTAGGTCACAGGCGCTAAAACAAATTTACAAGTGATTAACATTATGGCACGATGTTGTTTAGGTCTCTTTGAGGTTGCAAGATTGTGTTCATCCTCTTATATCCTCTGATGTTAATGGTTCATAGTAGTTTAGCACGTTATTCATTACACACCTCACCTCAGGTATCAAATCGCTGTTGATGGTTACATTATCAGCTTGTCTTCTATTCCCTTCACAATTCAATACAGATCATGCCTTTCATATTTGCTGTGGTAACATTTGGTATGATAAAACAGGTTTTGCTGGAGGTTTAATCTATGCAGATAACCTGTTAGGAGCAGCTCCTGTAGGACTACTTGGGTTGCTCCTATTAGTCCAGGTATATATGGTGACCATATACAGTAGTTACCTCTGCATAAACCCCACAATCACGAGTAATCAACATGACTTTTTTTAGATTAGGCTTGACTGACATAGTCATTGTCTCTACTGCTTGGCACCAAAATCTACACGAGTAATAGCGTTGGTTGTCTTGCTCTGTGGCCAAAATGGTCAACTAACAACACCCTTCATTTCCTTCTTTCAGACGACTAGAGTGAGGTTTGTCTTTGATGAAGAGGCCCTGGTTTGTTTACTCACTCAACCCTTTTCGCATGCAAGCAGCTATTTTATGTTTATGGTTCAAGGAAAGAGAACTTAGTTACTTACAAATTAATGATATGGCATTGCATTGTCCTATCTCATTTGTTTGAGTTTCTGATCATCTTGCTGTACTTCCTTTTCAACTTGTACTTATTTGTCTTGTTCGTCTAATGAGTAATGGCACACGATGCCTCTCTAGCTTTCCTTCTGAATTCTGATTCAGTTGCTTTCAGCTTGTTAAGAATACTGAGTGTTGGAGCAAGCTAGTGCTCTGCATATGACAAGTTTGTACTTTATTTTAGATGGGGTTGAATTCTAGATCTCTACATTAGTCCTAGGAAAAtatacttcatttttcttcttcaatttacaaCTCTCTCATATCTTGTCTTTAGGAGGTGAAAGTAGGAGAGCAGCTTGAGGAGTctggtgaaaatttttttgtggGCGGAAAAAATCGGTGGAAGTGAGTAGGGCTGCTCCGCTTTTGTTCATTTAAAACCGTTAGAAGTTAGAACTCATCTCACCTATTGGTTGTAACAGATACTCAACATTTGTGAACTGGGAGCTTTGGTGGCCAAATTTTCCAATCCTTGTCTATTTTAAGGAGACGCAAACAAAACCTGAGGGACAAATCCACTTTTTCCCGGTTATATTTGTGAGTATTCAAGAGTCACTGGGACTTGAAATGGAGCATTTATGGATTCAAGTCACGAGCTTGAGAGCAATATAATCAGAGCATTAattccttttgttcttttgtttgTGTGGGCAGAATGGGAAGCAACTCTATGATGTTATGGTGGAAAGGTGTGGCCCTTCACAAACTAGTTCTCCCAAAGAATCCTAAGCCCGGAGTTTTCAAGGAAACTATGAGCCTACCCTGTGTCCTCTGTGATCACCTAATATTACAAGGCCCTGTAATACTACTAGCTCTTTAGGAATCTTCCTGTAAAATTGTGAAAGGTGGAAATAATTCAATAGCAACATGTAATTTCACTTTATGTCACAATAGATTTCTTTTTGCCTTCAAGACATTTGCTGGTATTTATTGGATACCTAGGCTTCAAATTGAGTCTACCTTTTAGGCTTATTTTCTGCTTTGGAACCATGTTATTCATAAAAAGCTTATCGAGATTGTTGAACTTGATAGCTAGTAAGACCGTACATTCAAACCATATGCTAGTATACTGATATGCTTTGTACTATCCACTTAGGACCACGGCTACCTTCTTTAATACTTGTAAATGGTCTCTCTGTGAATTGCAAAACTAGAATGTCTCGTCTTGGCGCAGAATAAAAAAGAGCTCCGAGTAGCTTTGCTACCACATCTCAAACCTTGAAGTTCGAAAGAAACGACAATATATTTCAATTCTGTTCAGAACAACGTACTTGTAAACACACAGAAAACTTCAAAGAGCATAAATGAGTATGCAAAATCTCAAAGGTCTGAAAGGCGATATTGAcccattgaaaaaaaaaacaaaaaacatcAAGGAGACATTCTCCTACCACCAAACAGgacaaaccccccccccccccccacccaaaaaaaaaaaaaaaagggaaaaaaacccaaaaccaagaaagaaaaaaacacaTAACCCAAAAAGCAGAAACAAAAGCAGCCAGCCACTGTATTCACTGGAAACTGCGATGCTGCAGCATGCATTGGAAAAAGAATAGAATAATAACCAGCCTCTACAAGATCACAAATCGGGTTGGATGTTAAAATGAGTATCCAACTGAAACCAAGCATATGAATTGGTTTATCACTTCCACTAATCATCAATCAACCAACTCAAGTTTCGGCCGATGATATAGTAGTTCTCATGACATTGCTGATAATAAGCTCGGAGCAATCGTCAATTCCTTTGCCTCTGCAATAGAGTTTACTGAAACCAAACCACATGGCAGATAAGCATGACTTGAAACTGATAAACGTCACCATCGTTCTTACTGAGCTGTCATGGTGAATTTCCTGTGGTTAGGACCACCTTGTCATTCTGTTTTTGTGCAATGTGCATCTGTACCATGCTGAGTGCAGTCATGATAGCCCAGACTGTGAAGAAACTCCCGAATCTCTTTGGCACTACTATTGCTTGCTTTCAACAAGCGCTCGTCTTCCTCATATATTATGTACGGGGCTTCCCCCTTATTTCTTGATAGCAGCTTTGAGGCACCCTTCAGTACGTGGTACTCCCAACCCTGAACATCTATTTTAAGCAGGAGCACGGGCTCAGACTCTTCAATCACTTCATCCAGTGGAATTGACTTGATTTGAAGTGCAATCTCTTCGTTGGACTTAAATGCCATTTTGGCACCAGTGGCCGAGACTGCACTGTTGTCTAGCCGGCCGACTAACTAGCAGCAGGAAAGCAAAAGCAAATATTAAGTATTGAGCATGGATGAAGACATTCCAAAACAAGTCCAGCAAAATACAGGATAACTtctataaaagaaaaataacagaTTAATGTTTGGTTGGATCTCTGGATCTGCCACCACCTTGGATTCAAGAAGATGCTTTTGTACACAGTAGACCAATCATaaactaataaaatatttcaCCACAGCTGTCCCTACCTaagaatttgaagaaagaaGCCCATCAAAAGAAATATGCTCTGCATACCATCAGTTAAAATTACAATACCTTAAAACAATTGTGCATAATTTTGAACAGAATTACTGATCAACAGACTGTAATATTGATCACAGAGCAATGCGGGATGATGATTGGCCAACTATTATAAGAATTGTTGTGTAGCTGGTCTCTACTCTCTACTAGTCTTCAAGGAAGACATTTCAGGGCTCTATATGGAAAAGGCATCTTGCAGATTTTGACACAATAACTAAGCATGTCTGAATCGACAAGCTTGATTAGGTTTCTTGTTGATGAAACTGAAAAGCTTTATGAGCTATAgtatttgacccaaaaaaaaggaaaaaaaaaaaaactatgtaAGACTTGTCATTGGTGGTGGATCCAACAGCTTAGCAAAAGATGTATAACTTGAATTTCTCCATGCACTGTTTCTAAACTTTGGTAGACAAGACATTAGCTCAAAGGGATCTAAACAAACTATACATACTGCAACCGCTCAAGGAGAAATGAACaaattatacatattataaataccAATTATTGCTTAAAATATGAGCTTTTGACAATAGATAGGGCTTTAAAAGTATGAGGCATAACCACAGACAGGTGGATCAAACCATCCACTGTAACAGCTTATGTTTGTGCAAATAATTAGGAGTCCAGAAGTTGACTTCAGACTACTAGTGCATTTTCCAAGTTAATGTGACTTTGACACTTAAATGTTATGAAAATATATGGACTGACCTATTTAAGTGCAGAAACAGTTATTTTTACCAGTCATCCAAAATTCTTCTGAGGCTTTCATGACTTTGTTCAGAAGTATTACCGAGATAATGTAcagaaaaaaattatataatgtGTTAAAGTGGAAATCAGTCCATTAATGACAAGACGAATATCACTGCTCTTACCTTAAAATAATGATGCTCGGTTGTCATATGTACAATGTTAGAACTGCTGGCTTCTGATGGGAAGTTTAAAATATTATGAAGCGGTTGGTTAATCTTACAGCCAAAAATCTGAATCTAGATCAGATTACTCATTGGTTCCTTTTACTAGATTAGTAGAAGAATGAAGATCACAAAGCTCAGATGCAAGGCTCACATGTCAAGCAATCAATGTGCCTCGTAAAAGCGAAGACAACTAATTGCATAAACCACAAGAGCATGCCTACAAACTTGTCACCAAATATGTAGGCTCACAGTAAGATATAATTAACTCACAATAATCTGAAGAGGAAAAGGAGCCATGTGCCTTTCAGGTTAGGGAGACAAAAATCAACACTCTTGCTTATCAGATGCAAAGGTAAGAAATGGCGTCTGGTAGAATGAAGCATTAGTAAGATGGCATTTTCAGATCCAAATTCGAACACGTCACAGATACTAACAAAATTACCAATAACTAATAACCATACAATGATCTGGATAAACCAAAATCATTAAACACACAAGACATTCAGATTAGTTGTAGAACTTTGACTGAAACAAAGAATACAAGCAAGCAAAGTAGCATTAAATGAGTCACCATATTATAAAGCAAATAACTGAATTCCATAACATGCATAAGGATATAGTGATACTAAACCATCATAGTATATAATACTACCTTATGAAATGTGATATTCCCTGATCTATCCGAAGTTGCAGCTTCAAAAACCTCAACTAAGCCCCCAACTCTGTTGAAGTAAATCCCTTCACAAATCCTCTGCAAATTCTCAAAAACGGGCTCAAAGGCCAAAACTTTAATCCCCATTACAGCAGCTGCAAAGGTAGCCATTCCCACGTTAGCACCAACATCTACGAAAATACCATGTTTATCGCCTTTCAATTTTTCCAATAGTTCTTGCACAGTGACTGAAATATCAGCCTTCCTAAAGGGTTTTCCTTTAAGGGTCCTAACAATATTCTTGTGGGGCTTTTCTGGTAAATTCCCAAAGTCTGAGAGTGAATAAAGAAAAGGGTACTTAAGGCCTTCAACGATGTTGGCAATGACAGGGTGGGCTTGGGGTGAACTGTAGCAATCAAAAGGCTTGATTTTTCGGTCAAATTGAGCAAGGGTTTTGATGGTTTTAGGAGTAGGAGTTTGGATTTGGGAGGCTAGGTAGAGGAAGGTGACGAGGAGGAGAGACGTTAAGAGGAAGAGGAGGATGGTTTTTGGGGTGAGAATTTTTGTGGGTTGATTTCTTTTCCAGGCATTTGCCATGGAAATTTAATTTGAGAGGGAAAGTGAGAGAGGACACAGGATTTTCCCGGAAAATTTCGGGAAAAATATGAAAGATGAGATCTTTCTTGGAGTGAGGAAGGGGGATGGGCCACTTGGGTACTGCTTATGCTGCCCTTTAGATTTGGAGAAAGAGGAATTGGGTTTCGGGTCTGAATCCGGATCTGATCCATTCCCAACTCAAAATCTGGACTGATACATAATTCCTATTTAGTTGAATTCCATGTTAATACTAGTGGGAAATGGCACATTTTATgtgttttttcaaaacttttttaACATGAAGGGGTGAaatttaagaagtcaagagagTGAAAAGGGGAATTGAAACCTCTAATTTTTACAAAAACgaaaaattcttaaaaaatcaaaagatgtTGAATTATTTGAGATTTTTATTAGGTCTATGAATgtaagtttttctttcttttgatctTTTGGGAAGATTGCAGAGTATTGCACATTGTTGAAAATCTTAGACTTGTAAAGGTGAGTATATATTATTCTTTTAGAGGAAGATATTATTGTTTTGCCTTATGTTTTGAAGGTAAAAGAAGGAATACAACAAAAAAACTGCATAAGTATATACAGATATAAAAATAGaatctactttttttttcagaaattaaTAGGTACACATACCTTACTAGATTAAAGGGATGTTTTGACACaatctttgaatttttttcgcTATAGGTCGAATTTGAAACCCCACCTATAACATAAGATCCTCTTTGGTGGCCACTGAACTTGGCACGGTGGTTAAAACTAAATTCTACATAACAAATGAATTATTAGAAAAATGCAAGTAGAATTGCTCAAAAAAAGGACTGCGTTCATAGTCTTGGTGAAGTAATTGTCATGAATAAGAATTTcctccaaaattagaaaattttctattaATAAATTAGCGTAAAAACACACGAAAGATCCGGAGTCTCTTAACCGTCCAATTTGGGGTTTTATGTTCTATGGATGTGGGTCTTCCAGTCTTGATCCAAATCTGACCCGTTTTAAGCTCCGGGTGAGACAACATTTCTGTCGAGAATCCCATCATCATCGATCAGAATTACTGCCAAGTTCGAGGTGCCTGCCCGGAACTGGTAAAACAATGACATGTAAGATTTTCTGTCTTGAACTTTCTCGTAGGGTGACAATTTCacatgcgttcaacatctccTTAGCGAAATTAATAATATTGCTTGATTATCGATGATGACATAAGGAATGTAACCTACAAGACAATGTCTGGAACTTCAAGGACCAAGATTGCATTTAATCTTAATTGCAGCCGCTCCATTCCCTGCTCCGAAATATGAATGGAAGCCATACATTTAGAATCCGCCACCTCTGGCAACCAAGTCACAGCTAGTTGCACAAATGCTTATGGCCAAGAAATTGACGTAGTACCAGGCCCTTGTTTACTGCATACATTTCCTATATCTTACCAAAATCAAAATGGTATGATATGACCCACAATCTGGGAAAGTTCTAATTTCCAATACAAAATTAATCAGAAAAGTAGACCTTTTATACTTCCTCTAGGGTAATTGAAAATGGACATTACCCAGCTCACTACAATACCAATAATCAATTCGCAAGTCCATGTTTAGGCAGTATTTGCAGTTGCTGAGTCAGCAATTAGGCGAATATCTTCTTcaattaaagtaaggaaaaataaaatctaaaGTTCCCAATGCCAAGTAGCGCCAATTCAGTATTTTGATCAACCGTCCCAGTGCCTAGTTGATTAAGTTGCACAACCCCCTTTTAAGATGGCCCGGGACTTGCAGAAAGATTAACGTTGAAAATTGTCTTCAGTCGAACCCTtaaaaccccccccccccccttttccTTTCCAACACCCCCacccaaaagaaaaacttttttttaatgTCCTTTGTAAACATTAAGAAAACAGAAATTCAACTCCAAACTCTCCATTGATAATCTTCAGGCAACCAGCAAACCGATCTCAAGAACTATCAAAGTGAATTCTATGATACATTCATTTATGCACAAGTACGATATACAGGAGAACAATAAATAAGGATCCCCAAGACAAAATGGTGAATGGCTTGTACATTCTCCAAATTATACAGAAAAAGGTATACTGGCATGGTAAAATAACAATACTCACATTGCCAGCTTCTGAATAGATATTTCCTTGAGGGAACTCGCTAATCTACAAAATACCTTGAGGTTGTGGCCCGTTTTATCCTGTGAACCAAGAAGTAACAATGAAATAACAATAAACAAAAATTGTTTTGAATATTAGGGAATTCAAGAATCCACAAGGCATATTCATACGGAAAACAAACATAAGATGCAAGCATTTGTAAAATTGATGACTAGGAACCATAAACAAGAGACACTCGCGCAAAGCACTGTACTAGCAATTTGATTGAAGGAACACAGAACACGACCAATATCTGCCCAATAAGGGAATATGGGGATATCACATATGCTAACCTGAGAGAATAAAATAGGTCAACCAAACAATGCAAAGAACTAAATGGGCAGCACGACTACACCACTATAAAgggccaaaaaagaaaaagtgatgATTAGCAATTGCCTCATCAGAAGATAATTTGCTGCATTATCTCATCACTAGGAATCAATAAAAATTTCAACATAGCTTCCATTTTAAGTTTCTGCTACTGATAAATAGAAGTTCATGCGAACAACATAAACAAAGGGATAAAACATTTATTAGGAAAAGGCTGAAAATATGCTCCAAGACAGCAAAACTACCGAAGAACCACTCCCATATGAAAGCTTCCTGCCCCCACTTCCCCAACCAAAGCAGCAGAATATTTAAcaggaaaaaattttaaaaagaaaagaaaaaaaaaatcaacttcaGCACAAAGACGCAAGACAAGACCACATCCAACCAAGAAATCTGAAAAAAGAACAGAAATGAAAGAGATGAAGTTGGTGATGAAGGCAGTAGAAAGTACAATCAAGAATCAGAAGAATACCTCAGTTAGCGATTCAAGCCTTTCTAAAATTGGAACTAACTTCTGGCAAAGAAAACTGATGTCCTCATCAAAGttcccttttctttcatttgtaAATGCTTTCATCACTTGGCTGAAATCATAGACAAATGAGCTGCTAAGAAAGTCATCAAGAAAGGTAACAACATACCTATGAGGAAAAATAAGGAAGAAGGTTGGCATACCCATCTTGAAAATGGACAAGGATTATGTTCATCACATTTTCTGCAAGCAGAAGTAATAGGGTAACAAGTCGATTCCTGTCTGCGACAGATTGACACATCTCCACCATGGCAATATACCTCctgaagaaagaaggaaaggcCGACCAATATCAACAATTATAAGAACATATGATTGAAACACCTAACGCAAGTATAAAGGACCACCCCACAAGATCCAAACAAGTATACTCAATATCCTAAAGATACAGAAGTACCTAAATATTATCAAGACACAAACTGTAAACATTTTTGTCAATGAATCATTGCCATAAAGAAGGTCGATTATTTGTACCAACTAAAGCAGATAGGAACCAACAACTTTCTTTCTGGGAGTGAGTCAAAGCAGTTGCTAACTAGGCATTTGCATTTTTAATTGGTTGCAAGTGGAAATTTAATTGCCTTAATCATTAACAATTTTCAGTATCAAAGCCACTCAGTAGTGGTTATAGATAAGTTAGTGTCTAATATGGGGCCATCTTTTTTTTGGAGTCCAGTAGTATAGGAGTTTTTCAGCAGTTATGCATTTATAAagtactctctctctctcttcacacCCCACCACCTCAAGCCCTCCCCCAGCAGACATGCACATGCATGCATAAGTGCAGGCACCATCTCAAGAGGAAGCTGTTCATATCAGCAAGCTAATGGCTACAGCCAGAGcagagaaaaaaattttaattaagtACATGTGGAAAACAGGCGATGAGTATaataaaaacattaaaaacacaACCTATAGAGAAAGGACAGAGAAGTGCTTAACTGCTTCAGTCCAGGCAATGCATTTTTCAGAAGCTACATTCATTATAAAAGGAGCTTATAATCAAGGAAGGAAGGCAAAGCAGCATTTCCCGAAAGGTTGCAAGCATTAGAAGATTATCTCAAAGTTCAACAGAAACTTGACCCTGCTATCTATAAAGGCGTCCCTATACAACTCCTGAAGGTTTTTGCTAAACCTCCCATGCACTAGTACTATTTAAATAATCTTTTCAACATTTTAAACCTGAGCAAATGAAGCCTCAGAAAAGGTTCTCGAAATATGTACTCCACAATAAACCTTTACGTATTAAAGGATCACCAAGCTAATATGCATAAGCAAGCTGATGATAATAAAATTGCTGATGAAtctcaaaaaaggaaaaacatacAGCAGCTTAaaacttcttcccttttttttggggggggttGTTTTGGGGGAGGAGAGAGAAGCAACAAGTACCTTCTCTGAATATTCTCACTTGAAGAAATACAATCTTGACGAGAACACATGGTAATTATTTCATCAACCTCCTGTCTTGATAGTTCATTGATGTCTCGGATCTAGCAAAAGAATTTTCATTACATAATTCAACATATGTATATAAGCATGGCAACACTctctttttatcttttatcttttatcttttatttttccttttatttacttattctGAAAATCATGAAGTCAACCTTGTTAAGTAGTAAGCAATTCTCTTCAGCCGCTCGTTCAAGTGCAGTAGTCAAAGAGTTGAGGAAATGACCAAGCAAAGTCAATGTAGGTTGCTGTCGTGTGGCAGATGCACGATACTCTGTGGGACCATCTGACACCTGGCAAAAAGAACATTGGGCCCATCAAGTATTTATTCGTCCCTTCCTGTAATTCTCATATGCAAACAACAGACTAATGACAGAGAGTATACTTGCCCTACATATACCTGTAGTCTCAAGGACTTCTGTTTCACCATAAAATAGAGATACGAGCTCAAGCTAAAGCAAAGGCGAGATCTGTTCAATTCTGCCTTCCTCTTACTCTGCATCCACATGCAAGTCAGTAGAAATCCCATGATTTGTATTTTAGCAGCAGAAAATCCATAACAAAGACAACTCATTACCTCCAAAAAACGTGTGGACTCCGTCGAAGAAAAATATTCTGGATTATGTGAGTAAAGAACACACATCATCCCAAAGAGCCCTTGAATGAAACCATATTCACCACTCTCTTCATATGACCAAACCTACAAGACATTAAATAGATTTCCTTTTCAAGCTTCTGCATTTCTCAAAGAGTACAAAATTACCAAGACATGCATGCCAGATAATGTAGAACATGGATGACAGAATGCTTAGGTCAAAATCCATGATAATTCCAGTGCTACACAAAAAAGGAGAAGGTGTGCTTATAGTTTCACAGCCCATTGGAAGTTAGGATGATGTAAGCAATATTGCCACAGAAAGACCTTCTGACATTGCACGAAAAGTTAAATTCATGTCCAATAGTTAATACCTTGCTCAGCATCCCAACAACAAGATTCATTTGTTCCATAGTCAGTTCATCAACATCTGAAATGTTTTCCTGAAGAATTTGATCAAACAGCAATAGATTCCCTTTAACAAATTCTATAACTTCACGCACAACTTTATTCTTCACCTGCCATATAAGAAACCACAATTACAACATACTCAAGAAATGATAATATGGAACGAATAGAGATTTCCGTACAATGCACGGTTCCTAGGATACAAAAGCAACAAAAAGTTAATAGAATAAAGTAGTAAGGGCTCATTTGGTGTAACATTATTTCTTTCACCACAAAGACATCATGGCAAAAGCCATTTCTTAATAACTAGCCCTATCCCACTAAGAGGAAACTTCTatctcttctatttttttttaaacaaaaaatttctAAGTTGCAGACCTATATTGTCAGCTTTCCACTAATGCTCAAAATGCCAACGAACCCcacatttttcaaatttttactaattttcaatttgtatttttgtattttgtatctattatttattcatttttttaactAAGTCCAGCCAGATTGCAATAATTATGTCCTGATCATGacaaacaaatacattcaaagaaTTTCTGAAATTAGTTGCAAAAGGCATGTAAAACTGCCATGTCATAAACATCAGGAGAGCTAGGAAGTAAAATATGACAAGCACTCATATACAGAATAATCACAATAATTATGCATCTAATTGGCATTGTTTGAGTTTCCTAAATTTGTCTACAGCAAACAAAGGATAATATGTAAAACACCAATATTACAGGTAAATGAACGAGTCTAACCTCAAAAAAATCAGATGTATCAACCAATGAGGTCAAGGAAAATACTAATCTTAGTATTGGAGCAATAACCATTCGTTGTTTATCAACATCCACAGAAAAGTCCCTTCCAAATTTAGTATCAACACGCCGGAGACCCCCCTGAAAAAAGTCAGCATCCATTTTACACCAATCAAATTCAGGAGGCAGCAAGCAAAAATAGCCAGCAAATGACTTGAAGCATGGTACCTTAACTTGCATGTTAAATACCCTACAAGAAGAAAGATGCTCCACAGCACCCATTGAGAATAGAACCTGGGCGCCTGATTTTCCATACTTATGGCTAATTCTCAACAGAAGTGCCAGCTCTCCTTCAAGTGCGTAAATCCGTTGCATTGACTCCAAAGAAAGCCGGCTATCCTGGTAAGACATTTCAACAAGGGTAAACAAAAAGTCATCAGGAAAAGTCCAGGAAAATTCGATGCACACATCATGTTCTACATTGAGATGAGTCGAATATCGCACGCATACCAAAAAGTACCAACACAGACAAATTATCAAGGACAATTAAATCACCAACTCAATCCAGTTAAAGGCATAAAGCACAGAATCAACAAAGGGAATGAGAGTGCTAGGAATGCACATCTAATCTATcaaaggaagcaattaaaaaaCTACTTAAAATCTCCAAACACCACAATCTAGTTTATTTCTTGTTAAGCTATATTCAGAAATTTGTAATAGTTGTGCGGGATAGTGAGCAATTCAATTAACTCAGGCCTACTTTTGGTTGTTTATTTCTCTATAGGAAGGTATATGGTACAGTCTCCCACATAGCTTAAGTTTCCAGATGTGGTAATTCACACGAATTTAGTGTCAAAACATCCAAGGACGAATTAATTATTGATGCAGACAACATATGACTAGCATTCAAAGATGAAGAAACATCACATAAAAAACATCCAACAAAAAATTTAAGAGAGTCAACTGTGGGGGTTAAAAATAGGCCCAGACAAGCCTCCCCCAACTTTGTCAACACCATGAAGAATTGGTTCTAAAAAACAAACCCAAACCAAGTCTTGTAAATTGTTTTCTTCAGCTACAAATTAACAGTAATGGTACACCGGCAATTTAACAGATCAATCTAACAAAAGAAATACTTTTTATATAACC is part of the Coffea eugenioides isolate CCC68of chromosome 6, Ceug_1.0, whole genome shotgun sequence genome and encodes:
- the LOC113775688 gene encoding uncharacterized protein LOC113775688; its protein translation is MESTLLSLSRFIPSPNKEGGRLVLTTIQSSFYGKMMSGRSCFWGRNYNSVSGGNRSSLVISAVLGKKIKKETVVPEPDYRIPIVLLGFAGGLIYADNLLGAAPVGLLGLLLLVQTTRVRFVFDEEALEVKVGEQLEESGENFFVGGKNRWKYSTFVNWELWWPNFPILVYFKETQTKPEGQIHFFPVIFNGKQLYDVMVERCGPSQTSSPKES
- the LOC113774960 gene encoding uncharacterized protein LOC113774960, whose protein sequence is MANAWKRNQPTKILTPKTILLFLLTSLLLVTFLYLASQIQTPTPKTIKTLAQFDRKIKPFDCYSSPQAHPVIANIVEGLKYPFLYSLSDFGNLPEKPHKNIVRTLKGKPFRKADISVTVQELLEKLKGDKHGIFVDVGANVGMATFAAAVMGIKVLAFEPVFENLQRICEGIYFNRVGGLVEVFEAATSDRSGNITFHKLVGRLDNSAVSATGAKMAFKSNEEIALQIKSIPLDEVIEESEPVLLLKIDVQGWEYHVLKGASKLLSRNKGEAPYIIYEEDERLLKASNSSAKEIREFLHSLGYHDCTQHGTDAHCTKTE